The following coding sequences lie in one Gemmatimonadota bacterium genomic window:
- a CDS encoding zinc ribbon domain-containing protein — protein sequence MPLYEYSCRTCGTAFERRLKYEERLAPQTCPACGNSETVLRLSTPALVGSAAEATGVCPTSGNPCGCAHAVHN from the coding sequence ATGCCGTTGTACGAGTATTCGTGCCGCACCTGCGGCACGGCCTTCGAGCGCCGGCTGAAGTACGAGGAGCGGCTGGCGCCGCAGACGTGCCCCGCCTGCGGCAACAGCGAGACGGTGCTGCGACTCTCGACACCCGCGCTGGTTGGCTCGGCTGCGGAGGCGACGGGCGTCTGCCCGACCAGCGGAAACCCGTGCGGCTGCGCGCACGCAGTCCACAACTGA
- a CDS encoding UbiA family prenyltransferase produces the protein MTHRSAGVSLAAPLPPLCVDLDGTLVATDLFWEALVAFLRQRPASAWRVPLWLLRGRAFLKQELTRRVPFEPADLPYREEVLGFLREQRAAGRELILATAADRAAAERVAAHLGLFSGVLASDGQTNLIGPRKLEALERLLGERGFDYVGDAAADLPVWRAAREPVLVAPSWRVRRLMRREAPGARLLSPRAGGAAALFRALRPHQWVKNFLLFVPLLLAHQLGEPDMLLRVGLAFLAFSLCASGAYVTNDLLDLQHDRRHPRKRRRPFAAGLLSIPTGLLTGPLLVAAGFAVAALISRPSFLAALGVYLVLTSAYSLWLRQVLILDVLVLAGLYTIRLLAGGMAAAVPVSPWTLAFAVFLFFSLAFVKRYSELRALRATEQARANGRDYGIDDLPLLASIGPASGYLAVLVLALYINSNEVGALYRHPQVLWLVGPCLLYWITRLWFLAHRGELPDDPVVFALEDRVSYVIGGIVSVLVLLAT, from the coding sequence ATGACGCATCGAAGCGCGGGCGTTAGCCTGGCCGCTCCGCTCCCGCCGCTGTGCGTGGACCTGGACGGCACGCTGGTGGCGACCGACCTGTTCTGGGAGGCGCTGGTGGCGTTCCTGCGCCAGCGTCCGGCGAGCGCCTGGCGAGTCCCGCTCTGGCTGCTGCGCGGGCGGGCGTTCCTCAAGCAGGAGCTGACTCGGCGCGTGCCCTTCGAGCCGGCGGACTTGCCCTACCGCGAGGAGGTGCTCGGCTTCCTGCGCGAGCAGCGCGCGGCCGGCCGGGAGCTGATCCTGGCCACGGCAGCGGACCGCGCGGCTGCCGAGCGGGTGGCGGCGCACCTCGGGCTGTTCTCGGGCGTTCTCGCCAGTGACGGCCAGACCAATCTGATCGGGCCCCGCAAGCTGGAAGCGCTCGAGCGCCTGCTCGGTGAGCGGGGCTTCGACTACGTTGGCGACGCCGCCGCCGACCTGCCGGTCTGGCGCGCGGCACGCGAGCCCGTGCTGGTAGCGCCCTCCTGGCGGGTACGCCGGCTGATGCGCCGCGAAGCGCCGGGCGCGCGCCTGCTCTCCCCCCGAGCCGGCGGCGCCGCCGCGCTGTTCCGCGCCCTGCGGCCGCACCAGTGGGTGAAGAACTTCCTGCTCTTCGTGCCCCTGCTGCTGGCGCACCAGCTCGGCGAGCCGGACATGCTGCTGCGCGTCGGCCTGGCCTTTCTCGCCTTCAGCTTGTGCGCGTCCGGCGCCTACGTCACCAATGACCTGCTGGACCTGCAGCATGACCGCCGGCATCCGCGCAAGCGGCGGCGCCCCTTCGCCGCGGGGCTCCTCTCCATTCCCACCGGGCTGCTGACGGGCCCCCTGCTGGTCGCAGCCGGCTTCGCCGTGGCCGCCCTGATCAGCCGGCCGAGCTTCCTGGCCGCGCTCGGCGTGTACCTTGTCCTGACCTCGGCCTACTCGCTGTGGCTGCGCCAGGTGCTGATCCTGGACGTGCTGGTGCTCGCCGGGCTCTATACTATCCGCCTACTGGCCGGCGGCATGGCCGCCGCCGTCCCGGTCTCGCCCTGGACCCTCGCCTTCGCCGTGTTCCTGTTCTTCAGCCTGGCCTTCGTCAAGCGCTACTCCGAGCTGCGTGCGCTGCGCGCGACCGAGCAGGCGCGAGCCAACGGCCGGGATTACGGCATCGACGACCTGCCGCTCCTGGCCAGCATCGGGCCGGCGAGCGGCTACCTGGCCGTACTGGTGCTCGCCCTCTACATCAACAGCAACGAGGTCGGCGCGCTGTACCGGCACCCGCAGGTTCTCTGGCTCGTCGGACCCTGCCTGCTCTACTGGATCACCCGCCTCTGGTTCCTTGCCCACCGGGGCGAACTGCCCGATGACCCGGTGGTCTTCGCGCTCGAAGACCGCGTCAGCTACGTGATCGGCGGCATTGTCTCCGTCCTGGTGCTGCTGGCCACGTGA
- a CDS encoding FAD-binding oxidoreductase, translating into MSTRRYESWGRYPRARPAAVARVVWRSEPPPLDAWPQPVLPFGQGRSYGDSCLNEQGVLLDTSLLDRFISFDETAGILRCEAGVTLAAILELVVPRAWFLPVTPGTKFVSVGGAIAHDVHGKNHHRAGTLSRYVQQFELLRSDGTRLVCSPTLNADLYRATIGGLGLTGLILWAEIRLRPIPGPLIAVERIRFGGLDEFFELADASDREWEYTVAWVDCLAAGNKLGRGIFIRGDHAVHAPAGSTARHMPRLRVPFDLPRAALSRWPMRAFNAAYYRAQWRRSVRKTVHYDPFFFPLDAVLDWNRIYGRDGFLQHQCVVPRDREDAINEILRATARFGHASFLAVLKLFGDASSPGMLSFPRPGITLTLDFPFRGPRTLELLERLDAIVRQAGGAVYPAKDARMSRESFQQFFPNWQDFARYIDPRFSSSFWRRVVGGEAQGAA; encoded by the coding sequence GTGAGCACGAGAAGGTACGAATCCTGGGGACGCTACCCGCGGGCCAGGCCAGCCGCCGTGGCGCGCGTTGTCTGGCGCAGCGAGCCGCCCCCGCTGGACGCCTGGCCGCAGCCTGTCCTGCCCTTCGGGCAGGGGCGAAGCTACGGCGATAGTTGCCTCAACGAGCAGGGCGTACTCCTCGATACCTCGCTGCTGGACCGCTTCATCTCCTTCGACGAGACGGCCGGGATCCTGCGCTGCGAGGCGGGCGTCACACTTGCCGCGATCCTCGAGCTGGTGGTCCCGCGCGCCTGGTTCCTGCCCGTGACGCCGGGCACCAAGTTCGTGTCCGTGGGTGGCGCCATCGCTCACGACGTGCACGGCAAGAACCACCACCGGGCGGGAACTCTGAGCCGGTACGTCCAGCAGTTCGAGCTGCTGCGTTCCGACGGCACCCGCCTGGTCTGCTCGCCCACGCTCAACGCGGATCTCTATCGGGCTACCATCGGCGGGCTCGGACTGACCGGCCTGATCCTGTGGGCCGAGATCCGGCTGCGGCCGATCCCCGGGCCGCTCATTGCCGTGGAGCGCATCCGTTTCGGCGGACTCGACGAGTTCTTCGAGCTGGCCGACGCATCTGACCGGGAGTGGGAGTACACGGTGGCCTGGGTCGACTGCCTGGCAGCCGGCAACAAGCTGGGCCGCGGCATCTTCATCCGCGGCGACCACGCTGTGCACGCGCCGGCCGGCTCGACCGCCCGCCACATGCCTCGCCTGCGCGTGCCCTTCGACTTACCCCGCGCGGCGCTCAGCCGCTGGCCCATGCGCGCCTTCAATGCCGCCTACTACCGGGCGCAGTGGCGCCGGAGCGTGCGCAAAACGGTGCACTACGACCCGTTCTTTTTCCCCCTGGACGCCGTCCTGGACTGGAACCGGATCTACGGGCGGGACGGGTTCCTGCAGCACCAATGCGTGGTGCCGCGCGACCGCGAGGATGCCATCAACGAGATCCTTCGAGCTACCGCCCGCTTCGGCCATGCTTCCTTCCTGGCCGTGCTCAAGCTGTTCGGCGACGCGTCTTCCCCGGGCATGCTCTCCTTCCCGCGACCCGGGATCACGCTGACGCTCGATTTCCCGTTCCGGGGCCCGCGTACGCTGGAACTGCTGGAGCGGCTGGACGCCATTGTGCGCCAGGCGGGCGGCGCCGTCTACCCCGCCAAGGACGCCCGCATGTCGCGCGAGAGCTTCCAGCAGTTTTTCCCGAACTGGCAGGACTTCGCCAGGTACATCGACCCCCGCTTTTCCTCCAGCTTCTGGAGGCGAGTGGTGGGAGGCGAGGCACAAGGCGCGGCGTGA